Proteins encoded by one window of Methanocalculus alkaliphilus:
- a CDS encoding metal ABC transporter permease, whose protein sequence is MVSQVDQMLDLFIANNIICRAVEAMLFASIACSILGVIITQMNISSIGFTMAHAAFAGAAAGLFFGVDGTIAAILASLTLALLLGPLSDKARMPTDTILGILFGMTMAVAIFFIAYMQYHTTGVNTSALLFGNVISLYRSDIYALAVISILAVLFVIVFFKEITAVIFNRKIAEASGIRVRPILYAILFMIAITVALSIHIIGGLLLYVWLVTPAAIAYQFCNSVRGLFILAPAVAGTVSVTGAWIGLSYSLPVAPLIAVSFSALFVIAVIISPKRRVPKGVPQGK, encoded by the coding sequence GTGGTCTCTCAGGTCGATCAAATGCTTGATCTCTTCATCGCAAACAATATCATCTGCCGTGCCGTCGAAGCGATGCTCTTCGCCTCAATTGCCTGCAGTATCCTCGGGGTGATCATCACCCAGATGAACATCTCGTCAATCGGGTTTACGATGGCGCATGCGGCATTCGCTGGTGCCGCTGCCGGGCTCTTCTTCGGAGTTGACGGGACCATTGCCGCCATTCTGGCAAGCCTGACACTGGCACTCCTTCTTGGCCCGCTCTCTGATAAGGCAAGGATGCCGACCGATACAATCCTTGGCATACTCTTTGGGATGACGATGGCTGTTGCAATCTTCTTCATTGCCTACATGCAGTATCATACGACAGGTGTCAATACCAGTGCACTCCTCTTTGGGAATGTCATCTCACTGTATCGATCTGATATCTATGCCCTTGCCGTCATCTCCATTCTGGCGGTCCTCTTTGTCATTGTTTTCTTCAAGGAGATAACAGCCGTGATATTCAACAGAAAGATTGCGGAGGCTTCAGGTATCAGGGTCCGGCCGATCCTCTATGCAATTCTCTTTATGATCGCCATCACGGTTGCACTCTCAATCCATATCATCGGCGGGCTCCTCCTCTATGTCTGGCTCGTCACACCGGCAGCGATAGCCTACCAGTTCTGTAACTCCGTCCGGGGGCTCTTCATCCTTGCGCCAGCAGTCGCCGGAACGGTAAGTGTTACAGGAGCCTGGATCGGGCTTTCTTACTCCCTCCCGGTAGCCCCGCTGATCGCTGTATCATTCAGTGCCCTCTTCGTCATCGCCGTGATCATCTCTCCGAAACGGAGGGTGCCAAAAGGAGTTCCTCAGGGTAAATGA
- a CDS encoding type II toxin-antitoxin system HicB family antitoxin yields the protein MQIQLTAIIEKEGDGYVSFCPEYDISSQGDTVEEARNNLHEALELFFETASPQEIQSRFAPF from the coding sequence ATGCAAATACAGCTTACAGCCATTATTGAAAAGGAAGGCGATGGCTATGTATCATTCTGCCCCGAATACGACATTTCAAGCCAGGGTGATACAGTTGAAGAAGCCCGTAATAACCTTCATGAGGCCTTAGAGCTCTTTTTTGAAACCGCATCTCCTCAGGAGATTCAGTCACGATTCGCCCCGTTTTAA
- the thiM gene encoding hydroxyethylthiazole kinase: MKQHCGELLSEVRKERPLVHHITNTVTINDCANITLAAGAAPVMAGAAEEAGEMAGIASSLVLNIGTLWPGQVDAMIIAGKAANERGIPVILDPVGVGATTLRTESALRILRECNVTILKGNEGEIGVLAGSGGTVRGVDSYGCSGDPVDVARRCAEVTGTIVAMTGEVDVVTGDGEVYLIRNGHPMMDRLSGTGCMAASLVGAFAAVASSPSKAAVAALVAFGRAGEIAAPGAAGPYSFRTGLFDALYSLSPEDLREGMQVEIRRGI; this comes from the coding sequence GTGAAACAGCACTGTGGAGAGCTCTTATCTGAGGTCCGTAAGGAACGGCCTCTCGTCCATCATATCACCAACACCGTCACCATCAATGACTGTGCAAACATCACCCTCGCTGCCGGTGCTGCGCCGGTAATGGCGGGCGCCGCAGAAGAAGCTGGGGAGATGGCAGGAATTGCGTCTTCACTTGTTCTGAACATTGGAACCCTCTGGCCTGGCCAGGTTGACGCGATGATCATCGCAGGGAAGGCCGCAAATGAGCGTGGAATTCCGGTCATCCTTGATCCGGTCGGTGTCGGGGCGACGACGCTCAGGACCGAAAGTGCACTTCGTATCCTGAGGGAGTGCAACGTGACAATTCTGAAGGGGAATGAAGGCGAGATCGGTGTCCTTGCCGGGAGCGGTGGCACTGTCCGGGGTGTCGATTCATATGGCTGCTCCGGTGATCCCGTCGATGTTGCCCGCCGGTGCGCAGAGGTGACAGGGACCATCGTCGCCATGACCGGAGAGGTCGATGTCGTCACCGGTGATGGCGAGGTCTATCTCATCAGAAACGGCCATCCCATGATGGATCGCCTCTCGGGAACAGGATGCATGGCAGCATCTCTCGTCGGGGCCTTTGCTGCTGTTGCTTCATCTCCGTCGAAGGCTGCCGTTGCGGCACTTGTGGCATTCGGCAGAGCCGGGGAGATAGCTGCCCCCGGAGCCGCAGGACCATATTCATTCCGGACAGGGCTCTTTGATGCCCTCTATTCCCTCTCACCTGAGGATCTCAGAGAAGGGATGCAGGTGGAGATCCGGCGTGGCATTTGA
- a CDS encoding SIS domain-containing protein, translating into MQNDDEIATSMLETAAIVTRVAGRIREERAEELISLILSGKRIYVTGAGRSGLVAKAFAMRLMHLGFTCYVIGETITPAFESGDVLIAFSGSGETKSVVNTCEKVRELGGIICLITANIGSKTWKDAEIAIDLGESSGDHRISPQEYEIRQITGQYRSASVPIGRGAVFEMVALIFSDAIISALMKARHLDPEEVRRRFSNMQ; encoded by the coding sequence ATGCAGAACGATGATGAGATAGCCACCTCCATGCTTGAGACGGCTGCGATAGTGACCCGTGTCGCCGGGCGGATCAGAGAAGAGAGGGCAGAGGAACTGATATCCCTGATCCTCTCAGGGAAGCGGATCTATGTCACCGGTGCCGGGCGATCGGGACTTGTCGCAAAAGCCTTTGCGATGCGGCTGATGCACCTTGGTTTCACCTGTTATGTCATCGGTGAGACGATCACACCTGCATTTGAGTCCGGGGATGTGCTGATCGCCTTCTCCGGATCCGGAGAGACGAAATCTGTGGTGAATACCTGTGAGAAGGTCCGGGAGCTGGGGGGAATCATCTGTCTCATTACGGCAAACATAGGATCCAAAACCTGGAAGGACGCGGAGATCGCAATCGATCTCGGGGAGTCGTCCGGGGATCATCGGATATCCCCACAGGAGTATGAGATCCGCCAGATCACCGGGCAGTACCGCTCTGCATCCGTTCCGATCGGGCGGGGAGCTGTCTTTGAGATGGTCGCACTCATCTTCTCTGATGCCATCATATCAGCCCTGATGAAGGCACGCCACCTTGATCCCGAAGAGGTCAGGCGGCGGTTCTCAAATATGCAATGA
- a CDS encoding FtsX-like permease family protein, whose translation MFSWVRVSLFLAWRAIRRGGKTGMLLNILIIAMVFTNMIIFSGFIGGVVVLFHDQTVDYVTSDIVIRPDHDERTLHHVDELMERINRVPGVARASARYSIGGTLTHKGSMVSVPVTAINPRDEVEVTKIHEHMIQGSDFLSPGDDGILLGMFVAGHEDPGMDFFDSLGGVRAGDSVEVMYANGVGRTYSVKGVFATKSYQADYMAFISWEEMNEVLGFENTEATEVLVRASGGEDLGQVKMRLMEYGVQERVETWEEAMLLEIDDMVETFLIIDRIAIVVSMIIAIVVIGIVFTIKTINNRRQIGIQKAIGITNRIIIGGYLMQALFIWLFGTILGMVIVNLLMVYFSAHPLEFPDGDVSPIFEMSVMLMNAGWLALASGLAGLIPAWRITRENTLEAMRG comes from the coding sequence GTGTTTTCATGGGTACGGGTCTCACTCTTCCTTGCCTGGCGTGCAATTCGGCGGGGAGGGAAGACCGGGATGCTCTTAAATATCCTCATCATCGCGATGGTCTTCACCAACATGATCATCTTCTCCGGATTTATCGGAGGGGTTGTTGTTCTTTTCCATGACCAGACGGTCGATTATGTCACGTCAGACATTGTGATACGCCCCGATCATGATGAACGGACACTCCATCATGTGGATGAACTCATGGAGCGGATCAACAGGGTGCCGGGTGTTGCCCGTGCATCAGCCCGGTATTCGATCGGCGGAACCCTGACGCATAAAGGATCGATGGTGAGTGTCCCGGTAACGGCGATCAATCCCCGGGATGAAGTGGAGGTCACAAAGATTCACGAACATATGATACAAGGAAGTGACTTCCTCTCCCCCGGCGACGATGGTATCCTGCTTGGGATGTTTGTTGCTGGCCATGAGGATCCCGGCATGGACTTCTTTGATTCACTCGGGGGTGTCCGGGCAGGCGACTCTGTTGAGGTGATGTACGCAAACGGTGTCGGCAGGACATACAGTGTGAAGGGAGTGTTTGCGACAAAATCCTATCAGGCAGATTACATGGCTTTCATCTCATGGGAGGAGATGAACGAGGTTCTGGGGTTTGAGAATACAGAAGCGACAGAGGTGCTTGTCAGGGCATCAGGGGGTGAGGATCTCGGCCAGGTGAAGATGCGTCTTATGGAATATGGAGTCCAGGAGCGGGTTGAGACCTGGGAAGAGGCGATGCTCCTTGAGATAGATGATATGGTGGAGACCTTCCTGATCATTGACCGTATTGCAATCGTCGTCAGTATGATCATTGCGATTGTCGTTATAGGAATCGTCTTTACGATCAAGACCATCAACAACCGCCGACAGATCGGCATTCAGAAGGCGATCGGGATCACAAACCGAATCATCATCGGCGGATATCTGATGCAGGCACTCTTCATCTGGTTGTTTGGCACCATCCTCGGGATGGTGATAGTGAATCTCCTGATGGTCTACTTCTCGGCACATCCGCTTGAGTTTCCTGATGGGGATGTCTCTCCGATCTTTGAGATGTCGGTGATGCTTATGAATGCGGGGTGGCTGGCACTTGCATCCGGGCTTGCCGGATTAATACCGGCATGGCGGATCACCCGGGAGAATACCCTTGAGGCGATGCGGGGATGA
- a CDS encoding COG1361 S-layer family protein, whose protein sequence is MHQISALHRTILIFFVFCILFIGGAGATGPAVIITDHSVTPAVLMPGEQGLIRVTLMNTATTAQKTDATILTAVQTVTSSESADVPLIVESVFLDGRGDISVLDGNAAFTGVIGPGQSIDLTFLIKAPEKEGVFFPRLRVRVKGGESTIYPIPVNVNMPISHIRIPDIQISQRDLPFVQPGETINTELTVENIGKSPAHDILISLGDGEAMIAPVGARASSSPILPSGSDLMMPLSFRVSREIEPGLYSLPITIRYHRVDGTLVQETASYSVDVRGSAALAISSVRTEPVTLTAGEQFNLVIRLENTGTGRATSVYADIDIPMRGSREAFIGTIRPGNDAPAVFRLTAGESGDIPYTLTVRYSDDYGDHESREDLIQVVQSKGFVLPIAAAILILIIIGASGYYLLKKKRTE, encoded by the coding sequence ATGCACCAGATTTCTGCCCTTCACCGTACCATCCTGATCTTTTTTGTCTTCTGTATACTCTTCATCGGAGGAGCCGGAGCAACAGGCCCGGCAGTCATCATCACTGATCATTCCGTTACCCCTGCGGTCCTGATGCCCGGGGAGCAGGGGCTCATCAGGGTAACCCTGATGAATACTGCAACAACCGCACAGAAGACGGATGCAACGATACTCACTGCCGTTCAGACAGTAACATCATCGGAGAGTGCAGATGTGCCGCTGATCGTCGAGAGCGTCTTCCTGGACGGGCGTGGCGATATTTCCGTTCTGGATGGTAATGCAGCCTTCACAGGTGTCATCGGGCCGGGCCAGTCCATTGATCTCACCTTCCTGATCAAAGCCCCGGAGAAGGAGGGGGTCTTCTTTCCACGCCTGAGGGTACGGGTGAAAGGCGGCGAGAGTACTATCTACCCGATACCGGTAAATGTCAATATGCCGATCTCCCATATCAGAATCCCGGATATCCAGATATCACAGCGGGATCTCCCGTTTGTCCAGCCCGGTGAAACAATCAATACAGAACTCACGGTTGAAAATATCGGAAAGAGCCCTGCACATGATATCCTCATCTCCCTAGGAGATGGTGAGGCGATGATCGCCCCTGTCGGGGCCAGGGCATCATCATCCCCGATACTCCCATCGGGAAGCGATCTGATGATGCCACTCTCATTCCGTGTCAGCAGGGAGATAGAACCCGGGCTCTACTCACTCCCGATAACTATCCGTTATCACAGAGTTGATGGAACGCTGGTGCAGGAGACGGCATCATACTCTGTTGATGTGCGGGGATCAGCCGCACTTGCCATCTCCTCGGTGAGGACAGAACCTGTTACACTCACAGCTGGGGAGCAGTTCAATCTCGTCATCAGGCTTGAAAACACCGGAACGGGAAGAGCTACCAGCGTCTATGCAGATATTGATATTCCGATGAGAGGGAGCCGTGAAGCCTTCATCGGAACGATCCGCCCGGGAAATGATGCTCCGGCGGTCTTCCGACTGACCGCCGGTGAGAGCGGGGATATCCCTTATACACTCACCGTCCGGTACTCTGATGATTATGGGGATCATGAGAGCAGGGAAGATCTTATCCAGGTTGTACAGAGCAAAGGATTTGTTCTTCCCATCGCTGCTGCCATTCTCATACTGATCATCATCGGAGCATCAGGCTATTATCTGCTCAAAAAGAAGAGAACGGAGTGA
- a CDS encoding NAD(P)/FAD-dependent oxidoreductase → MAETVIGIIGGGPAGLFSAIHIAAEGLRIIVCEKKAHAGRKLLITGSGRCNITHDGGIADFFPHYGDNGAFLKACLRGYTNRDLISFFEEHGCPVITDDNNKIFPASGKASDILSILTTACRERGVEIRTGTPVTAVSRTGDRFILEAESGDVETDILIIATGGASYPSTGSTGDGYRFGESLGHRIEEIGPALSPVYPEEYPLSDLAGISFDDLTVSIQREGKIIRKVSGDLLLTHEGLSGPVILHASRFIRKGDTVRVAFLPEKSQGDINRILTEGQATGGKRLVRTILAQYPIPVRFIQQLIVTAGVADDCTIAHLRREERLAIVSLLTAWPFQVRRVGGFEEAMVTRGGVALDEVSPKTMESKLVKNLYFIGEVLDIDGDTGGYNLQAAFSTAIAAARDINKKGISLHI, encoded by the coding sequence ATGGCAGAGACGGTCATCGGTATCATCGGGGGCGGGCCGGCCGGACTCTTCTCAGCCATTCATATCGCAGCGGAGGGCCTGCGGATCATCGTCTGTGAGAAGAAGGCTCATGCGGGGCGCAAACTCCTCATCACCGGGTCGGGACGGTGCAATATTACCCATGATGGTGGTATCGCCGACTTCTTCCCCCATTACGGTGATAACGGAGCTTTTCTCAAAGCATGTCTCCGGGGATATACCAACCGGGATCTCATCTCCTTCTTTGAAGAGCATGGCTGCCCGGTCATCACCGATGATAACAACAAGATCTTCCCTGCATCAGGGAAGGCTTCAGATATCCTCTCCATCCTGACCACTGCCTGCCGGGAGCGGGGTGTTGAGATACGCACCGGAACCCCGGTCACTGCGGTATCCCGAACCGGAGATCGGTTCATCCTTGAAGCCGAAAGCGGGGATGTGGAGACTGATATCCTCATCATCGCAACCGGGGGGGCATCCTACCCCTCCACCGGATCGACCGGGGACGGCTACCGTTTCGGCGAATCACTCGGCCACCGGATCGAAGAGATCGGCCCGGCCCTCTCACCGGTCTATCCTGAGGAGTACCCGCTCTCTGATCTTGCAGGGATCTCTTTTGATGATCTCACCGTCTCGATCCAGCGTGAGGGGAAGATCATCAGAAAGGTCTCCGGTGATCTCCTCCTTACCCACGAAGGCCTCTCCGGCCCGGTGATCCTTCATGCGTCACGGTTCATCAGGAAGGGTGACACAGTACGGGTTGCCTTCCTTCCTGAGAAGAGCCAGGGGGATATCAACAGAATCCTCACCGAAGGGCAGGCAACCGGGGGAAAGCGACTCGTCAGGACGATCCTTGCACAGTATCCGATCCCGGTGCGGTTCATCCAGCAGCTCATCGTTACGGCGGGGGTTGCGGATGACTGCACCATCGCCCATCTCAGGCGGGAGGAACGCCTCGCAATCGTCTCCCTCCTCACGGCATGGCCGTTTCAGGTACGGAGGGTCGGTGGATTCGAAGAGGCGATGGTGACCCGGGGGGGTGTCGCTCTTGATGAGGTCTCACCAAAGACGATGGAGTCAAAGCTCGTGAAGAACCTCTATTTCATCGGGGAGGTCCTCGATATCGATGGCGATACCGGGGGATACAATCTCCAGGCTGCATTCTCAACCGCCATCGCTGCTGCCAGGGATATCAATAAAAAGGGGATATCATTGCATATTTGA
- a CDS encoding metal ABC transporter ATP-binding protein, producing the protein MTKGMIQLSDVQTAYEGSALPVIRGISCSINPGEFVIIGGPNGAGKTTLLETINGLLPIVSGRVVTGGIDVAKDGNSVRRRVGYVIQNFSFDPLAPFIVSDVVMMGRFGLLGYGRRPGEEDRRIAEEAMDLLGIRDLADRPIGKLSGGQQQKVLIAQSLAKQPDILLLDEPFSNLDLATRDFICGILADLTRRGCTIVMVSHAFDALPENGSIRVIVMNDGTITFNNTCSASEVEGRVRGLSGRSNA; encoded by the coding sequence ATGACAAAGGGGATGATCCAACTCTCCGATGTTCAGACGGCATACGAGGGGTCGGCACTCCCGGTGATTCGGGGGATCAGCTGCTCGATCAATCCGGGCGAGTTTGTCATTATCGGCGGACCGAACGGGGCGGGGAAGACGACACTGCTTGAGACGATTAACGGCCTGCTCCCGATTGTCAGTGGGCGGGTTGTCACAGGCGGAATCGATGTTGCAAAGGATGGCAATAGCGTTCGCAGGCGGGTTGGCTACGTCATTCAGAACTTCAGTTTCGATCCTCTTGCGCCGTTCATCGTCTCCGATGTGGTGATGATGGGGCGGTTTGGCCTCCTCGGATATGGAAGGAGGCCGGGTGAAGAGGACCGGCGGATCGCTGAAGAGGCGATGGATCTGCTTGGAATACGGGATCTCGCCGACCGGCCGATTGGAAAGCTCTCAGGGGGGCAGCAGCAGAAGGTGCTCATTGCCCAGAGCCTTGCCAAGCAACCGGATATCCTCCTCCTGGATGAGCCGTTCTCCAACCTGGATCTCGCCACACGGGACTTTATATGTGGGATCCTTGCTGATCTCACCAGGCGTGGATGTACCATTGTAATGGTCTCTCATGCATTCGATGCACTGCCGGAGAATGGATCGATCCGCGTGATTGTGATGAATGATGGCACAATCACCTTTAACAACACCTGTTCGGCATCGGAGGTTGAAGGGCGGGTGCGTGGTCTCTCAGGTCGATCAAATGCTTGA
- a CDS encoding metal ABC transporter substrate-binding protein, with protein MKQLLFILFVLFIAGVPAAGAMNIVATTTVYADPISAIGGDHVSVTTIADPTVCPHLQGDIIDTRIQMQKDAIVEAEYFFHHNSPTMDNIAKQAVDRFLDANFGRTPDWITTDQQIWNTPEQASTFAEEIKEILISLNPAHGEDFEVNYRAYLRSIEAEDLSGGEKERIGGQDVIVMVWQREAAESWLGLNVVSIFGPEFYMQGRHTPVKVIDAINADPEQYRNVRYVIENMQSGEMAKGIEEALHDHGIMAERVIFTNFPRSLPDVDSLPGVIRHNKQTVDPEAASIPGEPVPAERSSMALIPVIGGILAVAAFLIRKE; from the coding sequence ATGAAACAACTACTTTTCATCCTTTTCGTTTTATTCATTGCCGGAGTGCCGGCTGCCGGAGCAATGAATATCGTGGCAACAACGACCGTCTATGCTGACCCCATCTCCGCAATCGGGGGGGATCATGTCAGCGTCACCACAATTGCCGATCCGACCGTCTGCCCGCATCTTCAGGGTGATATCATCGATACACGAATCCAGATGCAGAAAGATGCCATTGTGGAGGCAGAATACTTCTTCCACCACAACTCCCCGACCATGGACAATATCGCAAAACAGGCTGTTGATAGGTTCCTTGATGCAAACTTCGGAAGAACGCCGGACTGGATAACAACTGATCAGCAGATCTGGAACACCCCTGAGCAGGCATCGACATTTGCCGAGGAGATTAAAGAGATCCTGATCAGCCTTAATCCGGCACATGGGGAGGACTTTGAGGTGAACTATCGTGCATATCTCAGGTCGATTGAGGCAGAGGATCTGAGTGGCGGAGAGAAGGAGAGAATCGGGGGCCAGGATGTCATTGTGATGGTCTGGCAGCGTGAGGCGGCAGAGTCCTGGCTTGGGCTCAATGTCGTCTCGATATTCGGACCGGAATTTTATATGCAGGGCCGGCACACCCCGGTGAAGGTGATCGATGCTATCAATGCCGACCCGGAGCAGTACCGCAATGTCCGTTATGTCATTGAGAACATGCAGTCAGGCGAGATGGCAAAAGGCATCGAAGAGGCGCTCCATGACCATGGGATCATGGCTGAGAGGGTTATTTTTACCAACTTCCCGCGTTCACTCCCCGATGTGGACTCTCTCCCCGGGGTCATCAGGCATAATAAACAGACGGTCGATCCTGAGGCAGCATCTATACCCGGGGAGCCGGTCCCTGCTGAGCGATCCTCAATGGCGCTGATACCGGTCATCGGGGGGATCCTGGCAGTTGCGGCTTTTCTGATCAGAAAAGAGTGA
- a CDS encoding formylmethanofuran dehydrogenase subunit E family protein, with protein sequence MQNHDHCRYMHLKQDFSLEDLAAFHGHLGPFIVIGYRIGTYVRDNFCNNPFDLRARIYCSGTPPQSCLADGIQLGSGCTLGKRNIEIIVSDTVAVEFERDGEILRIIPHPFTIPEGTIGDGKDYEARVEGLAEAMFGYDDADLFSIGTSEGGSVR encoded by the coding sequence ATGCAGAACCATGATCATTGCAGGTACATGCACCTCAAACAGGACTTCTCATTAGAGGATCTCGCAGCATTTCATGGCCATCTTGGGCCTTTCATCGTCATTGGATACAGGATTGGAACGTACGTCCGGGATAATTTCTGCAATAATCCATTCGATCTCAGGGCACGCATCTACTGCTCAGGAACGCCACCCCAGTCCTGTCTCGCAGACGGTATCCAACTTGGCAGTGGGTGTACACTGGGGAAGCGGAACATCGAGATCATCGTGTCTGACACAGTTGCTGTCGAGTTTGAACGGGATGGGGAGATTCTCAGAATTATTCCGCACCCATTCACCATACCCGAGGGAACGATTGGAGACGGGAAGGATTACGAAGCGAGGGTCGAGGGCCTCGCCGAGGCGATGTTTGGCTATGATGACGCTGATCTCTTCAGCATCGGGACGAGTGAAGGCGGGAGTGTCAGATGA
- a CDS encoding ABC transporter ATP-binding protein, translating into MIEVTDLTKTYRMGDVLVHALNGVSIKIGEGEFVGIAGASGSGKSTLFHMIGLLDTPTGGSISISGQNVLRLSDYEKTLFRLEWLGFVFQEYALSLELTAYENVILPLMARGIPEDEMESRALTMLEHVGLGPRADHLPKELSGGEQQRVAIARGLVNDPAILLADEPCANLDSKNSKAVLDLIREINQENNQTVLMISHEDWHQQYFDRLIRLSDGKIVEG; encoded by the coding sequence ATGATCGAAGTGACTGATCTCACAAAGACCTACCGGATGGGGGACGTGCTCGTTCATGCATTAAACGGGGTGAGCATCAAGATCGGTGAAGGGGAGTTTGTCGGTATCGCCGGTGCGTCAGGGAGCGGGAAGTCGACACTCTTTCATATGATCGGCCTTCTCGATACACCGACAGGCGGTTCCATCTCCATCTCCGGACAGAATGTCCTCAGACTCTCTGATTATGAGAAGACTCTGTTCCGGCTGGAATGGCTCGGTTTTGTCTTTCAGGAGTATGCTCTCTCCCTGGAGCTGACCGCATATGAAAATGTCATCCTCCCGCTGATGGCGCGAGGTATCCCCGAAGACGAGATGGAGAGCAGGGCCCTGACCATGCTTGAGCATGTGGGGCTGGGTCCACGGGCCGATCATCTTCCAAAAGAGCTCTCCGGCGGCGAACAGCAGCGGGTCGCCATTGCCCGCGGGCTTGTCAATGATCCTGCCATCCTGCTGGCCGATGAACCGTGTGCAAACCTTGACTCAAAGAACTCAAAAGCTGTCCTTGACCTCATCAGGGAGATCAACCAGGAGAATAATCAGACGGTGCTGATGATATCGCATGAAGACTGGCATCAGCAGTATTTTGATCGTCTGATCCGGCTCTCAGATGGGAAGATTGTGGAAGGGTGA
- the thiE gene encoding thiamine phosphate synthase, translated as MAFDLYIVTDEAVGLGRSHTELARMALEGGADVIQLRDKTMPSRRLYQVASEIRALTLEAGALFIVNDRVDIALASMADGVHLGQQDLAVGEARRITPPDFIIGCSVGNPDEAELAEAAGADYIALSPIFPTTSKDDAGNGHGIATLRSIRSASSLPLVAIGGISRGNVAPVIAAGADGVAVISAVLGFEDVRSAAAELREAIRMAKREPCPEC; from the coding sequence GTGGCATTTGATCTCTATATCGTCACCGATGAGGCGGTAGGCCTTGGGAGATCCCATACCGAGCTTGCACGGATGGCTCTTGAAGGCGGTGCGGATGTGATCCAGCTCCGCGACAAGACGATGCCCTCCCGCCGGCTCTATCAGGTGGCTTCGGAGATCAGGGCGCTCACCCTTGAGGCAGGCGCCCTGTTCATCGTCAATGATCGGGTGGATATTGCCCTTGCCTCGATGGCGGATGGTGTTCATCTCGGCCAGCAGGATCTTGCGGTTGGAGAGGCACGCCGGATTACACCACCAGACTTCATTATCGGGTGCTCGGTTGGAAATCCGGACGAAGCAGAACTGGCCGAGGCGGCCGGTGCCGATTATATCGCTCTCAGCCCGATCTTTCCCACCACCTCAAAGGATGATGCCGGGAACGGCCATGGCATCGCAACACTCAGATCGATCAGATCGGCCTCCTCCCTTCCGCTGGTTGCCATCGGCGGGATCAGCAGAGGAAATGTCGCCCCGGTCATCGCTGCCGGGGCAGATGGTGTTGCTGTCATCTCGGCGGTCCTCGGATTCGAGGATGTCAGATCAGCAGCTGCGGAACTGAGGGAGGCGATACGTATGGCAAAGAGAGAGCCCTGTCCGGAGTGCTGA